Within the Magnetospirillum sp. ME-1 genome, the region GGCGGTCAAGGCCTTCGACAAGAAGCGCACCCTGGCGCTGCTGGAACCCTGGCTGGGCAGCACCGAGATGGTCCAGGACATGCCGCTGCCCCGCCTGATCGACGTCACCATCGACCCGGAATCGCGGCTGGATCTGGCCGAGGTGTCGCTGCGCCTGTCGCGCGCCGTGCCCGGTGCCTCGCTGGACGACCACCGGGTGTGGCTGTCGCGCCTCATCAACCTGTCGCGCACCATGCAATGGCTGGCGGTGGTGGTGGTGCTGCTGATCGGCATGGTGACCTCGGCCACGGTGGTCTACGCCACCCGCACCGGCATGGCGGTGCATCACGGCATCATCGAGGTCCTGCACCTGATCGGCGCCCATGACGATTACATCGCGCGGCAATTCGCCGACCGCGCCTTCGCTCTGGGCATCGCCGGCGGGCTGATGGGCCTGGGCCTGGCGGTGCCGGCCTTAACCGCCATCGGCTGGGCGGCGCGGCGGCTGGAAGGCGGCTTTCTGCCCAGCCTGTCGCTGCCGGTGCTGGGCTATGTGGCCATCGGCCTGCTGCCGCTGCTGGCCGCCCTTCTCGCCATGCTGACGGCGCGCCTCACCGTCCACGGCACCCTGGCCAAGCTGCCATGAGCCGGGCCGCCTTGCGCCGTATCGCCATCGCCGCCATGGTGGCGGCGGGCGCCCTGCTGGGCGGCTGGGGCGGCGGGCTGGTGTGGTTCGCCGCCGATCTGGCCTCCCGGGTCGAGGACGGCGCGACCGCCACCGATGCGGTGGTGGTGCTGACCGGTGGCGCCGACCGGCTGGAGACGGGGCTGGGCCTGCTGGAATCCGGCATGGGCCGCAAGCTGC harbors:
- a CDS encoding cell division protein FtsX; the protein is MLFRRRHSDLPLAGDATSRFLPWLVALMVFLSSMAVAGAFVIGAVIERWDRDVSGTLTVQVLPAGGEHGEAVTEERVHAAIDVMRKVPGVLAVKAFDKKRTLALLEPWLGSTEMVQDMPLPRLIDVTIDPESRLDLAEVSLRLSRAVPGASLDDHRVWLSRLINLSRTMQWLAVVVVLLIGMVTSATVVYATRTGMAVHHGIIEVLHLIGAHDDYIARQFADRAFALGIAGGLMGLGLAVPALTAIGWAARRLEGGFLPSLSLPVLGYVAIGLLPLLAALLAMLTARLTVHGTLAKLP